One Massilia putida DNA window includes the following coding sequences:
- the istB gene encoding IS21-like element helper ATPase IstB, whose product MLHHPTHEKLTRLKLFGMARAFAEQSALDLDHLTFEERLGLLVDHEVTERDGKALALRLQRARLKPNAAAEDIDYRHPRGLDKALFQRLLAGQWLTDRQNVLLTGPTGVGKTWLACALAHQACRQGYSAYYVRLPRLLDELGIGRADGRYGKLLKQLARIDTLVIDDWGLAVLDDAHRRDLLEVLDDRHGTRSTIVTSQLPIEHWHAAIGDPTLADAILDRLVHNAHQLNLKGDSLRRKRAGLTSPAHQE is encoded by the coding sequence ATGTTGCATCACCCCACCCACGAAAAACTGACCCGCCTGAAGCTGTTTGGAATGGCGCGCGCCTTCGCCGAGCAGAGCGCACTGGACCTGGACCATCTGACTTTCGAAGAGCGACTCGGCCTGCTGGTAGACCATGAGGTGACCGAGCGTGATGGAAAGGCGCTGGCCCTGCGCCTGCAGCGCGCCAGGCTCAAGCCCAATGCGGCCGCCGAGGACATCGACTACCGTCATCCGCGCGGCCTCGACAAGGCGCTGTTTCAGCGCCTGCTGGCCGGGCAATGGCTGACTGACAGACAGAATGTGCTACTGACTGGCCCCACCGGCGTGGGCAAGACCTGGCTCGCCTGCGCGCTGGCGCACCAGGCATGCCGCCAGGGCTACAGCGCCTATTACGTGCGCTTGCCGCGTCTGCTCGACGAGCTGGGCATCGGCCGCGCCGACGGCCGCTACGGCAAGCTGCTCAAGCAACTGGCCAGGATCGACACGCTCGTGATCGACGATTGGGGGCTTGCCGTGCTAGACGACGCCCACCGGCGTGACCTGCTCGAAGTGCTCGACGACCGCCATGGCACGCGCTCGACCATCGTGACCAGCCAGCTACCCATCGAGCACTGGCATGCCGCCATCGGCGACCCCACCCTGGCCGATGCCATCCTTGACCGCCTCGTCCACAATGCCCATCAGCTCAATTTGAAAGGAGATTCGCTGCGAAGAAAACGGGCCGGTTTGACAAGCCCGGCTCATCAGGAGTAA
- a CDS encoding aldehyde dehydrogenase family protein yields the protein MRHQLFIGGRFMDAESGDTLATLNPHDNSLIAHVAMAGPADVDKAIAAAKAAQPAWARMAAMERGRLLLKLADAIEENAEQLAVLESMDTGHPIRDTRALDVPRTAVTFRYFGGMADKFEGSVIPVEAGFLNYLAREPLGVVGQIVPWNFPLMFTSWKLAPALAAGNCVVMKPAELTPLSTLRIAELMAEVGFPPGVVNILPGLGHVAGQYMAEHGELAKLAFTGSTATGRRIVQASAGNLKKLQLELGGKGANIVFGDANLTAAVNGAAFAIFHNQGQACIAGSRLVLHRSIADEFIARFTQLAASIKLGNQLDPRTEMGPLTSMQQRERVLSYCGVALEQGGKILLGGKAPADPALRQGCYVEPTVVLAEPGDRVSQEEVFGPFVSITTFETDQEALRIANATEYGLGAGLWTSNLQRAHQMAARIKSGMVWVNCYKRVSPASPFGGVGQSGYGREMGFEVMREYTQAKSVWINVDANLAPYYPR from the coding sequence ATCCGTCACCAGCTATTCATCGGTGGACGCTTCATGGATGCGGAGTCGGGCGACACGCTCGCCACCCTCAATCCGCACGATAACAGCTTGATCGCGCATGTCGCGATGGCGGGTCCCGCCGACGTCGACAAGGCGATAGCCGCTGCCAAGGCCGCGCAACCTGCCTGGGCAAGGATGGCGGCAATGGAGCGCGGGCGCCTGCTGCTCAAGCTGGCTGACGCGATCGAGGAAAACGCCGAGCAACTGGCGGTTCTCGAATCGATGGACACCGGCCACCCAATACGCGACACCCGTGCACTGGACGTGCCACGCACCGCAGTCACGTTCCGCTATTTCGGCGGGATGGCAGACAAGTTCGAAGGCTCGGTGATTCCGGTTGAGGCGGGTTTCCTGAACTATCTGGCGCGTGAGCCGCTTGGCGTGGTGGGCCAGATCGTGCCATGGAACTTCCCGCTGATGTTCACCAGCTGGAAACTCGCGCCAGCGCTCGCGGCCGGCAATTGCGTGGTCATGAAACCGGCTGAACTGACGCCGTTGTCGACCTTGCGTATTGCCGAATTGATGGCCGAGGTTGGGTTTCCTCCTGGCGTCGTGAATATTCTGCCCGGCCTCGGCCACGTGGCCGGGCAGTACATGGCCGAGCACGGCGAGCTGGCCAAGCTGGCCTTTACGGGCTCGACCGCGACAGGACGGCGGATCGTGCAGGCGTCGGCCGGCAACCTGAAAAAGCTGCAGCTGGAACTGGGCGGCAAGGGCGCGAATATCGTGTTCGGCGATGCCAACCTGACCGCCGCTGTCAACGGCGCCGCCTTCGCCATCTTCCACAACCAGGGCCAGGCGTGCATTGCCGGCTCCCGGCTGGTGCTGCATAGATCGATTGCGGATGAATTCATCGCCCGCTTCACCCAGCTGGCAGCGTCGATCAAGCTGGGTAACCAACTTGACCCGCGCACGGAGATGGGACCGCTGACCTCGATGCAACAGCGCGAGCGGGTGCTGTCGTATTGCGGCGTGGCACTCGAGCAGGGCGGGAAAATCCTGCTGGGCGGTAAAGCGCCGGCGGATCCGGCCTTGCGGCAGGGCTGCTATGTCGAGCCGACCGTGGTCCTGGCGGAGCCGGGTGACCGGGTCAGTCAGGAGGAAGTGTTCGGCCCGTTCGTTAGCATCACGACGTTCGAGACCGACCAGGAGGCGCTGCGGATCGCCAACGCCACCGAGTACGGACTGGGCGCCGGCCTATGGACCAGCAACCTGCAGCGTGCGCACCAGATGGCTGCCCGCATCAAGTCTGGCATGGTGTGGGTCAATTGTTACAAGCGGGTCAGCCCAGCATCTCCATTTGGTGGCGTCGGCCAGTCGGGTTATGGACGAGAGATGGGCTTTGAGGTGATGCGCGAATACACCCAAGCCAAGTCGGTATGGATCAATGTCGACGCCAACTTGGCGCCTTATTACCCACGGTAG
- a CDS encoding Dabb family protein, whose product MIRHIVMWSLKEGADGFTKPENALRLKAWLDECRDAVPGMLRFEAIVAHEGLESTCDVMLYSEFTSRAALDAYNAHPKHERLKARVAPLRDGRHSFDYEI is encoded by the coding sequence ATGATTAGACATATCGTGATGTGGAGCTTGAAGGAAGGCGCCGACGGCTTTACTAAACCAGAAAATGCCTTGCGCCTGAAGGCATGGCTCGACGAATGTCGTGATGCCGTGCCGGGTATGTTGCGTTTTGAAGCGATCGTTGCACATGAAGGACTCGAGTCTACCTGTGACGTAATGCTGTACTCAGAATTTACCTCGCGAGCCGCGCTCGATGCCTACAATGCCCATCCTAAGCACGAGCGATTGAAGGCTCGGGTTGCCCCCCTTCGAGACGGTCGGCACAGCTTCGATTATGAGATATGA
- a CDS encoding methyl-accepting chemotaxis protein, with amino-acid sequence MKNLKIRERLYTGFAAVLAITLTVAVLSAIMLERLRSNLDNVVNSSNVKIKTVNVVRHVAVSIAVDMRDLTAAKSPAELAKIDHRLDQQRTAWTDGFQKLERLLTSSQEKQLFNMLKERSAASVPYFERAAKLAHEGKGALATEILVTQGAPSQRAALEVADELLRHQERLAKEEFDSASAQIETCRMWLIGLTFGGLVLGGVIAWQIGNMVSSSLNEALRIAQRVAEGDLTADIISRSRDETGQVITALSEMNGSLARIVTTVRNEAHSIATESAEIADGNAELSVRTEQQAAALTEASSSMKVLVARIRENTEHARRALALTASSSATSAKASEVVGTLISTMNTINESSKTIVRITDVIDGIAFQTNILALNASVEAARAGEHGRGFAVVAGEVRALAQRSAAAASEIKTLIKNSVEQISAGTAQAIHAETAMNGLISGAGMVSRIMSEIASASEEQEHGINELNIAVASIDQVTQQNAALVEEAASATEAMRSRTTTLLDAVSVFKVELEQARKFSDETKSGKSELSGRSTWSEPSAQAGQHGWVGSRPTHLIQGKT; translated from the coding sequence ATGAAAAACTTGAAGATTCGGGAACGTTTGTACACTGGCTTCGCGGCTGTGCTGGCGATAACCCTTACCGTAGCAGTGCTGAGCGCAATCATGCTGGAACGACTGCGTAGCAACTTGGACAACGTCGTCAATAGCAGCAACGTCAAGATCAAGACGGTCAACGTGGTACGCCACGTCGCTGTCAGCATCGCTGTCGACATGCGCGACCTTACTGCGGCCAAAAGCCCGGCCGAACTGGCGAAAATCGACCATCGCCTTGACCAGCAACGCACCGCTTGGACCGACGGATTCCAGAAACTCGAGCGGCTGCTTACCTCATCGCAAGAGAAACAGCTGTTCAACATGCTAAAAGAACGGTCGGCTGCCTCCGTACCATATTTTGAGCGCGCCGCGAAGCTGGCCCATGAGGGAAAAGGTGCGCTCGCTACTGAGATCCTGGTAACCCAAGGAGCGCCATCGCAGCGGGCAGCGCTGGAGGTGGCGGATGAATTGTTGAGGCACCAGGAACGTTTGGCCAAAGAAGAGTTCGATAGCGCCAGTGCGCAAATCGAAACTTGTCGCATGTGGCTGATTGGTCTTACCTTCGGTGGACTGGTGCTGGGAGGCGTGATTGCCTGGCAAATCGGTAACATGGTCTCCTCGTCGTTGAACGAGGCTCTACGTATTGCGCAACGAGTGGCTGAGGGAGACCTTACTGCAGACATTATTAGCCGTTCTCGAGACGAGACCGGGCAGGTAATCACCGCTTTGAGCGAGATGAACGGTAGCTTGGCGCGCATTGTTACGACGGTGCGCAACGAAGCGCATAGCATCGCTACCGAATCGGCGGAGATCGCTGACGGCAATGCTGAATTATCTGTCCGCACTGAGCAGCAGGCCGCTGCGCTGACCGAAGCATCGTCATCGATGAAAGTGTTGGTCGCACGGATCCGCGAAAATACTGAGCATGCACGTCGAGCCTTGGCGCTTACCGCAAGCTCGTCCGCAACGTCGGCTAAAGCCAGTGAAGTCGTGGGGACCTTGATCTCTACCATGAATACCATCAATGAATCGTCGAAGACCATCGTGCGCATTACCGACGTCATTGATGGGATTGCTTTTCAAACGAATATTCTTGCGCTGAACGCCTCGGTCGAGGCGGCACGTGCAGGGGAGCATGGCCGCGGTTTTGCTGTGGTGGCAGGAGAGGTGCGGGCTCTGGCTCAACGTTCGGCTGCCGCTGCGAGCGAGATCAAGACACTCATCAAAAACTCGGTCGAGCAAATAAGTGCTGGCACTGCACAAGCAATCCACGCAGAAACCGCCATGAATGGGCTCATCAGCGGCGCGGGTATGGTGAGCAGGATCATGTCCGAGATTGCGAGCGCGTCGGAGGAGCAAGAACATGGCATCAACGAGCTTAATATAGCAGTTGCTTCGATTGACCAAGTAACCCAGCAAAATGCTGCGCTGGTCGAGGAGGCCGCCAGCGCCACTGAGGCGATGCGTTCACGTACCACCACGCTGCTTGATGCTGTAAGCGTATTCAAGGTTGAGCTTGAGCAAGCACGAAAGTTTTCTGATGAGACCAAGTCAGGAAAGAGTGAACTCAGCGGCCGCTCCACGTGGTCTGAACCTTCTGCCCAAGCGGGGCAGCACGGATGGGTAGGCAGCCGGCCAACCCATCTTATTCAAGGAAAAACATGA
- a CDS encoding intradiol ring-cleavage dioxygenase, with amino-acid sequence MNGVTADNITEVVNERLERCTNPRLKQLLTSLTRHLHDFAREVKLTEPELMDAIAFLTETGQKCDEHRQEFILLSDVLGMTMLTVALGQQDREGATEASVLGPFYVQDAAPHDHGEDLAHGASGVPCFVEGRIRGENGTPLAGAVVDVWHCDDAGFYDVQYAGGSSACRGRLHADDEGRFHYRTVRPVAYPIPTDGPVGRLLSATGRHPWRPAHMHFLVQAPGHATLVTQVFDKFDPYIDSDAVFGVRPSLIGEFVPHESEEFYRGEKIGEPFYTLSVDLVLSADHQKR; translated from the coding sequence ATGAACGGTGTTACTGCGGACAATATTACTGAAGTGGTCAACGAGCGACTGGAGCGGTGCACCAACCCGCGCTTGAAGCAGTTGCTAACGAGCTTGACCCGTCACCTGCACGACTTTGCGCGCGAGGTCAAGTTGACCGAGCCTGAGCTGATGGATGCAATTGCGTTCCTGACGGAGACGGGGCAGAAGTGTGACGAGCATCGGCAAGAGTTTATCCTGCTGTCCGATGTGTTGGGCATGACAATGCTGACCGTGGCGCTGGGCCAGCAGGATCGCGAGGGCGCCACCGAAGCCTCGGTGCTCGGACCCTTTTACGTGCAGGATGCCGCGCCGCATGATCACGGTGAAGATCTCGCTCACGGTGCGAGTGGGGTCCCGTGTTTTGTTGAGGGCCGGATACGCGGGGAGAACGGCACGCCGCTGGCCGGTGCGGTGGTCGATGTCTGGCATTGTGACGATGCCGGCTTCTATGATGTGCAGTATGCTGGCGGCTCTTCGGCCTGCAGGGGCCGGTTGCACGCTGATGACGAAGGGCGCTTCCACTACCGTACGGTTCGGCCGGTTGCCTATCCGATTCCGACTGATGGTCCAGTGGGGCGCCTACTGTCAGCTACCGGACGCCATCCATGGCGACCGGCTCACATGCATTTCCTGGTGCAGGCACCCGGCCACGCCACTTTGGTCACCCAAGTGTTCGACAAATTCGACCCATATATCGATTCGGACGCCGTGTTTGGCGTGCGACCTTCGTTGATCGGCGAGTTCGTCCCCCATGAATCGGAAGAGTTCTATCGTGGCGAAAAAATTGGGGAGCCGTTTTATACATTGTCGGTCGACTTGGTATTGTCGGCTGACCACCAGAAGAGGTGA
- a CDS encoding maleylacetate reductase: MQQVSNSATRSAPGVGADIGSFVCAPQIPRVVFGAGAIGNIEREIDLLGARRVLILCTPEQRGSAELVARTVGTRSAGIFDGAVMHVPIEVARDARAKAAALEADCAIAIGGGSTIGLGKAIALESSLPILAIPTTYAGSEMTSIYGITEGGVKKTGRDARVLPRTVIYDPQLTVSLPVGLSVTSAINAMAHAAEGLYAQDANPLASIWAEEGLRALASGLPRMVRQPDDVAARSDCLYGAWMCGLVLGNVGVGLHHKLCHTLGGSLNLPHAETHTVVLPHALAYNAAAAPEAMRRIARALGCTDAAQGMFDLAQSLGAPTSLRELGMQESQIGPCVEIAMRNPYWNPARLTTPRLLQLLDAAYHGRRPVPAREEC, from the coding sequence ATGCAACAAGTGAGTAATAGCGCCACCCGCAGCGCGCCTGGTGTGGGGGCAGACATCGGTTCGTTCGTGTGCGCACCGCAGATTCCCAGGGTAGTGTTTGGCGCCGGTGCGATTGGCAATATCGAACGCGAGATAGACTTGCTCGGGGCCCGCCGAGTGCTCATCCTGTGCACGCCTGAGCAGCGCGGTAGCGCGGAACTGGTAGCGCGCACGGTTGGTACGCGCAGCGCCGGGATTTTCGATGGCGCCGTCATGCACGTGCCGATCGAAGTCGCTCGCGACGCGCGCGCCAAGGCTGCCGCGCTGGAAGCCGACTGCGCAATCGCCATCGGCGGAGGCTCGACCATCGGTCTGGGCAAGGCGATCGCGCTCGAGTCGTCGCTTCCGATCCTGGCTATCCCCACGACCTACGCTGGGAGCGAGATGACCAGCATCTACGGTATCACCGAAGGTGGCGTCAAGAAAACAGGGCGCGACGCCAGGGTGCTCCCCAGAACCGTCATCTACGATCCTCAGCTTACCGTGTCCCTTCCTGTTGGGTTGTCGGTCACCAGCGCAATCAACGCCATGGCCCATGCGGCCGAGGGGCTCTATGCACAGGACGCGAACCCATTGGCATCGATCTGGGCCGAGGAGGGGCTGCGCGCGCTGGCATCCGGGTTGCCTCGCATGGTACGCCAGCCCGACGACGTGGCCGCGCGCAGCGATTGCCTGTATGGCGCCTGGATGTGCGGCCTGGTCCTGGGTAATGTTGGTGTAGGCCTGCACCATAAGCTGTGCCACACACTGGGCGGCAGCCTCAATCTCCCGCACGCCGAGACACATACCGTGGTACTGCCGCACGCACTGGCCTACAACGCCGCAGCCGCACCCGAGGCGATGCGACGCATTGCACGTGCACTCGGCTGCACCGATGCCGCGCAGGGCATGTTCGATCTCGCCCAGTCACTAGGCGCGCCGACATCGCTCCGTGAGCTGGGCATGCAGGAATCGCAGATCGGGCCGTGTGTGGAGATTGCCATGCGTAACCCGTACTGGAATCCCGCCAGGCTCACGACCCCGCGCTTGTTGCAGCTGTTGGATGCTGCCTACCACGGCCGCCGTCCGGTACCCGCGCGAGAGGAATGTTGA
- the istA gene encoding IS21 family transposase yields MRKIHEVLRLHFEHGRSKREIARIISASPTTVSDYLARAKVAGLSFPLPPELDDAALEWRLFPPSEPSSVKRPAPSWATVHNELRRKGVTLELLWQEYKAEQPDGLQYSAFCDHYRRWRQQLSLSMRQTHTPGERLFVDYAGQTVGVTDGATGEIREAQIFVAVLGASNYTYLEATWSQQLSDWIGSHVRALEFFGGCTALWVPDNLRSGVSRASRYEPDLNPTYHDLAEHYGVAVLPARARRPKDKAKVENGVLVITRWVLARLRHQRFFSLNELNRALRTLLLDVNQRPFKKLPGCRASAFAEMDQPALRPLPQQRYEYAEWKVARVGVDYHVEIDGHYYSVPCQHARAQVDVRVTKTTVEVFQRGQRIASHAYCTFKGRHTTIDAHMPAAHREVAGWNANTLAARAEAIGPRCAVLVERLLHQRRHPQQAYRSCLGVLSLGQRYGAERLEAACARALKHSAVSWKSVHAILKNGLDLQPQGVQRTLDLPEHENLRGAAYYQSHRLH; encoded by the coding sequence ATGCGCAAAATCCACGAAGTTCTGCGGCTGCATTTCGAGCACGGCCGCTCCAAGCGGGAGATCGCCCGCATCATCAGCGCCTCGCCGACCACCGTGTCGGACTACCTGGCCCGTGCCAAGGTGGCAGGCCTGTCCTTTCCTTTGCCGCCGGAGCTCGACGACGCTGCGCTGGAGTGGCGGCTGTTCCCGCCGAGCGAACCATCGTCGGTGAAGCGGCCGGCGCCGAGCTGGGCGACCGTGCACAACGAGCTGCGCCGCAAGGGCGTCACGCTCGAACTGCTGTGGCAAGAGTACAAGGCCGAGCAGCCAGACGGCCTGCAGTACAGCGCGTTCTGCGACCACTACCGCCGCTGGCGCCAGCAGCTGTCGCTGTCGATGCGCCAGACGCACACGCCGGGCGAACGGCTGTTCGTCGACTACGCCGGCCAGACCGTCGGCGTCACCGACGGCGCCACCGGCGAAATCCGGGAAGCCCAGATCTTCGTCGCCGTGCTGGGTGCGTCGAACTACACCTACCTCGAGGCGACCTGGAGCCAGCAGCTGTCAGACTGGATCGGCAGCCATGTGCGCGCGCTCGAGTTTTTCGGCGGCTGCACCGCGCTGTGGGTGCCAGACAATCTACGCAGCGGCGTGTCGCGGGCATCGCGCTACGAGCCGGACCTCAACCCGACCTACCACGACCTGGCCGAGCACTACGGCGTGGCAGTGCTGCCGGCACGTGCCCGGCGCCCGAAAGACAAGGCGAAGGTCGAAAACGGCGTGCTGGTGATTACGCGCTGGGTGCTGGCGCGGCTGCGCCACCAGCGCTTCTTCAGCCTCAATGAGCTCAATCGCGCACTGCGAACCCTGCTGCTCGATGTGAACCAGCGGCCCTTCAAGAAGCTGCCAGGCTGCCGCGCCAGCGCCTTCGCCGAGATGGACCAGCCAGCCCTGCGACCGCTTCCGCAACAGCGTTACGAGTACGCCGAATGGAAGGTGGCCCGGGTGGGCGTCGATTACCACGTCGAGATCGACGGGCACTACTACTCGGTACCATGCCAGCACGCGCGCGCCCAGGTGGATGTGCGCGTGACCAAGACGACTGTCGAAGTCTTCCAGCGCGGCCAGCGCATCGCCAGCCACGCCTATTGCACCTTCAAGGGACGCCATACAACGATTGACGCGCACATGCCCGCGGCGCACCGCGAAGTCGCTGGCTGGAACGCCAACACCCTGGCTGCGCGCGCAGAGGCCATCGGGCCGCGTTGCGCGGTGCTGGTTGAACGACTGCTGCATCAGCGACGCCATCCGCAGCAGGCATACCGCAGCTGCCTCGGTGTGCTGTCGCTGGGCCAGCGATATGGCGCCGAACGGCTGGAGGCGGCCTGCGCCCGCGCCCTCAAGCACAGCGCGGTGAGCTGGAAGAGCGTGCACGCCATCCTCAAGAACGGCCTCGACCTGCAACCGCAGGGCGTGCAGCGCACGCTCGACCTGCCAGAGCACGAGAACCTGCGCGGCGCCGCCTACTACCAATCGCATCGGCTGCACTGA
- a CDS encoding tyrosine-type recombinase/integrase, protein MTNVLVPLTPASGREVGNALGVVADDWHAAEVWLQAIANRPRRNSPLTVAAYRQHLAKLRWYCENVSTNLPSKWTVQDVDAFYRFLKELPEHALCERDYAGRYAELGEAGYTPFRCVPSASSRSDIQKCVHALFRAWREVGYIQANPMGFHGAGTERKINANRAVSLDLFDLVLETMEEQPKDTFEARQRHVRDRFLLIALRELGLRSSELVKASMGAFRRLSDPKSGRTYWIMHVTVETAKGGLERKIPVTRQVFEALVAYREAFGLQALPGPADTTPLLLSPRTHRSATTSRGVPLKTVSTRRDFGKWRAITSRHGLYYVVKQRLGAAAAFLESIGDHDRKEQLEQASPHWLRHTFAKAALMQGEDMRSVAAWLGHRDIGTTMIYTEQEALDLIRQTEQVRPDALAFEAQWSAPR, encoded by the coding sequence ATGACAAATGTTTTAGTACCGCTTACGCCTGCTTCAGGCCGGGAAGTCGGCAATGCCCTCGGCGTCGTCGCTGACGACTGGCATGCGGCCGAGGTCTGGCTCCAGGCGATCGCAAACCGCCCGCGGCGCAACTCGCCTCTAACTGTCGCGGCTTACCGGCAACATTTGGCGAAGCTGCGCTGGTACTGCGAGAACGTCAGTACGAACCTGCCATCAAAATGGACTGTCCAGGACGTCGACGCCTTCTATCGCTTTCTGAAGGAGTTACCAGAACACGCGCTGTGCGAGCGGGACTACGCGGGCCGCTATGCCGAACTGGGTGAAGCCGGGTACACCCCTTTTAGGTGCGTACCCTCGGCGAGCAGCCGTTCCGATATCCAGAAATGTGTGCACGCGCTGTTTCGCGCGTGGCGGGAAGTCGGCTATATCCAGGCCAATCCGATGGGTTTCCACGGCGCGGGCACGGAAAGAAAAATCAACGCCAACCGCGCCGTATCGCTTGACCTCTTTGACCTCGTGCTCGAGACCATGGAAGAACAGCCGAAAGACACGTTCGAAGCGCGACAGCGGCATGTGCGTGACCGCTTCCTCCTGATCGCGTTGCGTGAGCTCGGCCTGCGCTCGAGCGAATTGGTCAAAGCAAGCATGGGGGCATTCCGGCGCCTGTCTGATCCGAAATCGGGACGGACGTACTGGATCATGCACGTGACCGTGGAAACAGCAAAAGGCGGCTTAGAGCGCAAGATCCCGGTCACCCGGCAGGTATTCGAGGCGCTGGTGGCGTACCGCGAGGCGTTTGGCTTGCAAGCTTTACCAGGCCCTGCGGATACGACTCCCCTGCTGTTGTCGCCGCGGACGCACCGCAGCGCGACGACCTCCCGCGGCGTGCCCCTAAAAACCGTATCCACGCGGCGCGACTTCGGCAAATGGCGCGCGATCACGTCACGTCACGGTTTGTACTATGTCGTGAAGCAGCGCCTGGGCGCCGCGGCGGCGTTCCTCGAGTCGATCGGCGATCACGATCGCAAAGAGCAGCTCGAGCAGGCATCGCCCCACTGGCTCCGTCATACGTTCGCCAAGGCCGCGCTGATGCAGGGCGAAGACATGCGCAGTGTCGCCGCCTGGCTGGGCCACCGGGACATCGGCACTACGATGATCTATACCGAACAGGAGGCGCTCGACCTGATCAGGCAAACCGAACAGGTTCGGCCGGATGCCTTGGCGTTTGAAGCACAGTGGAGTGCGCCACGATAG
- a CDS encoding 3-hydroxyacyl-CoA dehydrogenase NAD-binding domain-containing protein produces MSERIIVSSTLKHALDDVAYVQESIFEDLGLKQVLYAQLDALLDPAAIVGSSTSGIPASAFTTGLAVSPRALIVHPVNPPHLVPVVELVPSPWTAPATTKWTSRLMDTLGMSVVHVRKEIEGFVLNRLQGALLREAWALVEDGVASCADIDATVRDGLGWRWSFMGPFETIDLNAAGGVADYARRLGALYQSIDRSRDHSRPWSSELIAEVERQCREILPLSQLNDRRDWRDRRLMEIAARQKKPY; encoded by the coding sequence ATCAGTGAACGTATCATTGTAAGCTCGACCCTCAAGCACGCCCTTGACGACGTAGCATATGTCCAGGAATCGATCTTTGAAGATCTGGGGCTCAAGCAGGTGCTGTACGCGCAGCTCGATGCGCTTCTCGATCCGGCAGCCATTGTCGGAAGTTCCACATCCGGCATTCCCGCTTCAGCTTTTACCACTGGGCTCGCAGTTTCGCCCAGGGCACTGATCGTTCATCCAGTCAATCCACCACATTTAGTGCCGGTGGTCGAGCTGGTGCCCTCGCCATGGACGGCGCCGGCGACGACAAAATGGACATCGCGCCTCATGGATACGCTCGGCATGAGCGTAGTGCATGTGCGGAAGGAGATCGAAGGCTTCGTGCTTAATCGGCTCCAGGGCGCGTTGCTGCGTGAGGCCTGGGCCCTGGTCGAGGATGGTGTGGCAAGCTGCGCGGATATCGACGCTACAGTGCGCGATGGCCTCGGCTGGCGCTGGTCGTTCATGGGGCCGTTCGAGACGATCGACCTGAACGCGGCAGGTGGCGTGGCCGACTATGCCCGCCGACTCGGAGCGCTCTACCAATCTATCGACCGGTCGCGAGACCACAGCCGGCCATGGAGCTCGGAATTGATTGCTGAAGTTGAACGGCAATGTCGCGAGATATTACCTCTGTCGCAGTTAAATGACCGGCGTGACTGGCGCGACCGCCGACTGATGGAAATTGCAGCGCGTCAGAAAAAGCCTTACTAA
- a CDS encoding 3-hydroxyacyl-CoA dehydrogenase NAD-binding domain-containing protein — protein MTNEVTATELLDGRAVTVIGTGLVGAGWAIAFARAGANVRLYDAQHGAAEQARRWAASQLDEMAATGLVQAPEAI, from the coding sequence ATGACAAACGAAGTGACGGCAACAGAGTTGTTGGACGGCCGTGCCGTGACCGTAATCGGCACCGGGTTGGTGGGCGCCGGCTGGGCGATTGCATTTGCACGGGCTGGAGCCAATGTGCGTCTATACGACGCGCAGCATGGCGCGGCCGAGCAAGCAAGACGGTGGGCGGCCTCCCAGCTCGATGAGATGGCTGCGACTGGACTGGTGCAAGCGCCAGAGGCGATCTGA